A single region of the Microbulbifer sp. MKSA007 genome encodes:
- a CDS encoding mechanosensitive ion channel, whose protein sequence is MPGASLFIPRCSAGKEFSFLHLALSFLLFFSVACLSVSSVAQLPGSKPKEFKPEVPDFADPSADWWTGWTSASPEERREWLSLVTKSWEEWEKDLPEDEALQEGAEKISQSLQGIAITWKKREEYLKVPLMPDVDFPENPTVLNWAKADSAISRGRRRLKGVELEARQLKSTQSQSLSLLRKQVIVLRDSSGREEDEAAQALLLAQINHLNIIEQLSTVNTFLGTWREKINSAEIKLRRLLDTLVYSSKDAEEIDKDIAANEKKIERISATRTSIQSTTEPSTDPTINMQKDLTLMQLEVDLLEEQLEKRKSELLQSINEVLNEEGEERPLIISRDLLENANSVIESASRELAVRQRQVVAWREDEENEDLSRWWSYFERIGSGLARANDLEQDIQRYEKAQLEVYKERQGWWATVRERVALGARQAYNRWRKLADYQLFTVAQNPITLRLIAKMIVVLVGAWLLSGLTQAFLRRLVRREHASESSMYNLGRVLHYIFISAALIVVLSMLGLDTSKLALVAGALSVGIGFGLQAIFSNFISGLILLFERPLKVGDLVELESGVFGRIRDISVRSTRITTRDNVDILVPNTEFVAGRVINHTLDDPVRRIHVPFGVSYASDPDLVREAALEAAARVNITHTDWKRKTEVWLMGFGDNALDFKLVVWVNSNMVTSLGDSYALYNLELLREFRDKGIEVPFPQRDLHLRSWDVPAIIGRTARK, encoded by the coding sequence ATGCCGGGTGCCAGCCTTTTCATCCCTCGTTGTAGTGCCGGCAAAGAATTTTCTTTTCTTCACCTCGCCCTTTCATTTCTCCTTTTCTTTAGCGTCGCCTGTCTATCTGTTTCCAGTGTCGCGCAGCTTCCCGGTAGTAAACCCAAGGAGTTTAAGCCAGAAGTTCCGGATTTTGCTGACCCCTCTGCCGATTGGTGGACTGGGTGGACCAGTGCCTCTCCCGAAGAGCGACGAGAATGGCTTAGCTTGGTCACAAAGAGCTGGGAGGAGTGGGAAAAGGATTTGCCGGAGGATGAGGCCTTACAGGAAGGTGCAGAAAAGATTAGCCAAAGTTTACAAGGGATCGCAATTACCTGGAAAAAACGAGAGGAGTACCTGAAAGTCCCTTTAATGCCGGATGTGGATTTTCCAGAGAACCCAACGGTATTGAACTGGGCCAAGGCCGATTCTGCCATCAGCCGTGGCCGACGTAGGTTGAAAGGCGTAGAACTGGAGGCTCGCCAACTTAAATCAACCCAGTCCCAGTCTCTATCTTTACTGCGTAAACAAGTGATTGTACTGCGCGATTCCAGTGGACGAGAGGAGGATGAGGCGGCGCAGGCTCTACTTTTAGCTCAAATAAATCACCTAAATATTATTGAGCAGCTGAGTACCGTTAATACTTTCCTGGGAACCTGGCGGGAAAAGATTAACAGCGCAGAAATTAAATTGCGGAGACTTCTGGATACCCTCGTCTACTCCAGTAAAGATGCAGAGGAAATAGATAAGGATATTGCCGCGAACGAAAAGAAAATCGAACGTATTTCTGCGACCCGCACCAGTATTCAAAGCACTACAGAACCCTCCACTGACCCCACCATCAATATGCAGAAAGACCTCACCCTGATGCAGCTTGAAGTGGACTTGTTGGAGGAGCAGTTGGAAAAACGCAAAAGTGAGTTGCTGCAATCCATCAATGAGGTCCTGAATGAAGAGGGCGAAGAGCGCCCGCTGATTATCAGTCGGGATTTATTGGAAAACGCCAACTCTGTGATTGAAAGTGCGTCGCGGGAGCTGGCGGTACGCCAGCGTCAAGTGGTGGCCTGGCGCGAAGATGAAGAGAACGAAGACCTGAGTCGCTGGTGGTCTTACTTTGAGCGTATTGGCAGTGGCCTGGCCCGCGCCAATGACCTCGAGCAGGATATTCAGCGCTATGAAAAGGCCCAGCTGGAGGTTTACAAGGAGCGCCAGGGTTGGTGGGCAACAGTGCGCGAACGGGTCGCACTGGGCGCAAGACAAGCTTATAACCGCTGGCGTAAGTTGGCGGACTATCAGCTATTTACTGTTGCCCAGAACCCGATAACCCTGCGGTTGATCGCCAAGATGATTGTGGTCTTGGTGGGGGCCTGGCTATTGTCTGGACTCACCCAGGCCTTCCTGCGCCGGCTTGTGCGCAGGGAGCATGCCAGTGAATCCTCCATGTACAATCTTGGGCGGGTGTTGCACTACATCTTTATTTCTGCGGCCCTGATTGTGGTGCTCAGCATGTTAGGCCTGGATACCTCCAAGTTGGCCCTGGTCGCTGGAGCCCTGTCGGTAGGTATTGGCTTTGGGCTCCAGGCAATCTTCTCGAATTTTATCTCCGGTTTGATTTTGCTGTTTGAGCGCCCTCTCAAAGTGGGTGATCTGGTGGAGCTGGAGTCGGGCGTTTTTGGCCGCATCCGCGATATCAGCGTGCGCTCAACCCGTATTACCACGCGGGACAATGTGGATATCTTGGTGCCCAACACTGAGTTTGTTGCGGGCCGGGTTATTAACCACACACTGGATGATCCTGTGCGCCGTATTCATGTACCCTTTGGTGTGTCTTATGCCTCGGACCCAGATTTGGTGCGGGAAGCTGCCCTGGAAGCTGCCGCTCGAGTCAATATCACCCATACCGACTGGAAGCGAAAAACCGAGGTGTGGCTGATGGGGTTCGGAGATAATGCCCTCGACTTCAAGTTGGTGGTGTGGGTCAACAGCAATATGGTGACTTCCCTGGGAGACTCCTATGCCCTGTACAACTTGGAGTTGTTGCGGGAATTTCGCGATAAGGGTATTGAGGTACCTTTCCCTCAGAGAGATCTGCATCTGCGCAGTTGGGATGTTCCGGCGATCATTGGCCGTACCGCCAGGAAGTAA
- a CDS encoding rhomboid family intramembrane serine protease, with protein MGVEGEEFFYRESLGNPEFHHWLLPKLEAEGETEWLRQRQEFAQLRDRVSSNALGLIPADPSIAGAFGHMFLHGSWDHLIGNMVFLLLFGLSVELALGGAWFIGLYLVGGLAAAGLHVLVESGSHVPMVGASGAVSAIMGMFVAVYGVRRLRFFYTIGFMFGEFSAPALLVLPLWLGKEIFGYLYGDASIAYWAHTGGLLAGFALTLAVLYWRPMVEPMPEEEEAPSPQRVALARIDRFLEEGKILEATEAAASAVRQYPQALTLIERYIELTSAAPESEGYHRANLALFAQAGNLEIDGHTLASGYRRYLAATKSPKALTGKANLLMARRAAEEKDWPWLEELLRHLKQQRVNHPLIPKLGMVLVNYYRRLGEEGRAREVKEMTQDMAASG; from the coding sequence ATGGGTGTGGAAGGGGAGGAGTTTTTTTACCGGGAATCCCTCGGTAACCCTGAATTCCACCACTGGCTGTTGCCGAAGCTCGAAGCAGAGGGTGAGACCGAGTGGTTACGTCAGAGGCAGGAGTTTGCCCAACTGCGGGATAGGGTCAGTAGCAACGCACTGGGGCTGATACCGGCAGACCCGAGTATTGCTGGGGCCTTTGGCCATATGTTTCTACACGGAAGCTGGGATCACCTTATCGGCAATATGGTGTTTCTGCTGTTGTTTGGCTTGTCTGTTGAACTAGCCCTGGGTGGGGCGTGGTTTATAGGGCTCTACCTGGTGGGAGGATTGGCGGCAGCAGGTCTGCATGTGCTGGTAGAATCCGGCAGCCATGTACCGATGGTGGGTGCCTCCGGTGCAGTCTCGGCAATTATGGGCATGTTCGTCGCGGTTTACGGTGTGCGCCGGTTGCGTTTCTTTTACACCATTGGTTTTATGTTTGGCGAATTCAGTGCACCGGCGCTGCTGGTGTTACCGCTGTGGTTGGGTAAAGAGATTTTCGGTTATTTGTATGGAGATGCCAGCATTGCCTACTGGGCCCATACTGGTGGTTTACTTGCGGGTTTTGCCCTGACTTTGGCGGTGCTGTACTGGCGCCCGATGGTGGAACCTATGCCGGAGGAAGAGGAGGCCCCGTCCCCCCAAAGGGTAGCCTTGGCGCGGATTGATCGTTTTTTGGAAGAGGGAAAAATCCTGGAAGCCACTGAAGCGGCAGCCTCAGCGGTGCGGCAATATCCACAGGCGTTAACACTGATTGAGCGCTATATAGAACTGACCTCAGCGGCGCCAGAGAGTGAAGGGTACCACCGGGCCAATCTCGCTTTATTTGCCCAGGCAGGAAATCTGGAGATCGATGGCCATACCCTGGCAAGTGGCTATCGCCGCTACTTGGCTGCAACAAAAAGTCCAAAGGCGCTCACCGGAAAGGCAAACTTATTGATGGCACGGCGCGCAGCGGAGGAAAAGGACTGGCCATGGCTAGAGGAATTACTGCGCCACTTGAAACAGCAGCGAGTGAACCACCCCTTGATTCCGAAGCTGGGAATGGTTCTGGTCAATTACTATCGTCGACTGGGTGAGGAAGGCCGTGCGCGCGAAGTGAAAGAGATGACGCAAGATATGGCTGCCTCAGGTTGA
- a CDS encoding cupin domain-containing protein: MSRYILTGSEITEMEGERKVHFLNANAVRKNKSLGDLTGISGFGFHMIEIEPGYDSTEFHCHYFEDECVYILEGRAEVRIGDDHHQVSAGDFIGYPAGGPAHVMRNVGEVTLRCIVVGQRLQHDVADYPDKNQRIYRNSGLPWELVNRDDIDHPK, encoded by the coding sequence GTGAGTCGCTATATTTTGACCGGGTCTGAAATTACAGAGATGGAGGGGGAGCGCAAGGTACATTTCCTCAATGCCAATGCGGTGCGTAAAAACAAATCCCTGGGTGATCTTACCGGCATATCCGGCTTTGGTTTCCATATGATCGAAATCGAGCCAGGCTATGATTCCACAGAATTCCATTGTCACTATTTTGAAGACGAATGTGTTTATATCCTGGAGGGTAGGGCCGAGGTGCGTATTGGTGACGATCACCACCAGGTTTCTGCAGGGGATTTTATTGGCTACCCCGCTGGCGGCCCGGCTCATGTGATGCGCAATGTGGGGGAAGTGACCTTGCGCTGCATAGTTGTAGGCCAGCGACTGCAACATGATGTTGCCGACTACCCAGATAAAAATCAGCGGATCTACCGAAATAGTGGTTTACCTTGGGAGTTGGTGAATCGAGATGATATTGACCACCCTAAGTAG
- a CDS encoding DUF393 domain-containing protein: protein MPEKIRVFYNSACPVCNAGISAQQKKSVSSQIDWEDVHIDEDKAKELNTDLEFVRERLHVLDADGNLKVGYEAFITIWENSPKEQWKARVSKLAGLRWFLNKGYNVFARGLYLWNRALKHW, encoded by the coding sequence ATGCCTGAAAAGATTCGGGTCTTTTATAATTCCGCCTGTCCAGTTTGTAACGCAGGAATTTCAGCACAACAGAAAAAGTCCGTCTCCAGCCAAATAGATTGGGAGGATGTTCATATTGATGAAGATAAAGCGAAGGAACTGAATACAGATTTAGAGTTCGTCCGTGAGCGGTTGCATGTATTGGATGCGGATGGAAATCTGAAAGTAGGCTACGAAGCTTTTATTACAATTTGGGAGAACTCTCCCAAGGAGCAATGGAAGGCTAGGGTGTCGAAACTAGCCGGCCTTAGGTGGTTTTTGAATAAAGGTTACAACGTTTTTGCGCGAGGTTTGTATCTATGGAATCGGGCGCTAAAGCATTGGTAG
- the pepB gene encoding aminopeptidase PepB, producing MTKAMHIHLVEGFAPEPWGESALLSFDGSAANIHISAAKGAVLVAAQRAARKLDGMGVNDVVLKGESWSIESRWAFWAGFFNPRKSNKIDWGTDDSAELKELAARENASRWVREITNGTPDDVSPRVLAESAAEMLQKLAPSAVTYRIVAGDDLLREGFVGIHNVGRGSVREPVMLQVDFNPTGDDQAPVDMCLVGKGITFDSGGYSIKPSNNMATMKSDMGGAAMVTGGLALAIARGLNKRVKLYLCCAENLISGHAFKLGDIIKYKNGVSVEILNTDAEGRLVLADGLIAASEEEPRWLLDAATLTGAAKMAVGRDFNSVFSFEDEAAQKVLSAASEENEKAWRLPLERFHLEQTPSNFADIANVGIEGSPGASTAASFLARFVRDEGRNWVHMDLSGSYQPSGNDQWAPGAKGHGLRTIARFLLDN from the coding sequence ATGACAAAGGCTATGCATATTCATTTGGTTGAGGGCTTTGCGCCGGAACCCTGGGGAGAATCAGCTCTGCTGAGCTTTGATGGTAGCGCTGCCAATATTCATATTAGCGCTGCGAAAGGCGCTGTGTTGGTTGCAGCGCAGCGAGCTGCCCGAAAGCTCGATGGTATGGGGGTCAACGATGTTGTCCTCAAAGGAGAAAGCTGGAGCATTGAAAGCCGCTGGGCATTTTGGGCAGGTTTTTTTAACCCGCGTAAATCCAACAAAATTGACTGGGGGACTGATGACAGCGCCGAGTTAAAAGAACTCGCCGCCCGTGAAAATGCCAGTCGCTGGGTTCGTGAAATTACTAATGGTACTCCTGATGATGTGTCTCCGCGTGTATTGGCGGAGAGCGCTGCAGAAATGCTGCAAAAGCTGGCTCCCAGTGCGGTAACTTACCGTATAGTTGCCGGGGATGACCTGCTGCGTGAAGGGTTTGTCGGTATCCATAACGTTGGGCGTGGTAGTGTACGTGAGCCCGTGATGTTACAAGTGGACTTCAACCCGACGGGTGATGACCAGGCGCCGGTTGATATGTGTTTGGTGGGTAAAGGAATTACTTTTGACTCCGGCGGCTACAGCATTAAGCCGTCCAACAACATGGCCACAATGAAATCCGATATGGGGGGCGCGGCCATGGTAACTGGAGGCTTGGCTCTCGCAATAGCCAGAGGTCTCAACAAGCGGGTTAAACTCTATCTCTGCTGCGCAGAAAATCTGATCTCCGGTCATGCCTTTAAATTGGGCGATATTATTAAATATAAAAACGGAGTGAGTGTAGAAATACTGAATACCGATGCTGAAGGGCGCCTGGTGCTGGCCGACGGTTTAATTGCAGCTTCGGAAGAAGAGCCTCGCTGGTTATTGGATGCCGCTACTCTGACAGGTGCAGCAAAGATGGCTGTAGGTCGGGATTTCAACTCTGTCTTTAGTTTTGAAGATGAAGCAGCTCAAAAGGTATTGTCTGCAGCTTCTGAGGAAAATGAAAAGGCGTGGAGACTTCCTTTAGAGCGTTTCCACCTTGAGCAAACCCCGTCCAATTTTGCCGATATCGCCAATGTTGGTATTGAGGGAAGTCCTGGTGCATCTACGGCAGCCTCCTTCCTGGCTCGCTTTGTACGGGATGAAGGTCGCAATTGGGTGCATATGGACCTTTCAGGCTCTTACCAGCCCAGTGGCAATGATCAGTGGGCGCCAGGTGCTAAAGGGCACGGCCTGCGTACAATTGCACGCTTCCTTTTGGATAATTAG
- a CDS encoding DUF3667 domain-containing protein has protein sequence MSTATSTNNSDYNPNHCANCHAELLGPHCYACGQPVKGMVRHFSSVIGDFFDTLLAFDSRTWKTIPSLFFRPGFLTAEYFSGRRVRYVSPVRLFIFLCITSFFVTQINSDWAINFGNVDVESVDVEKASQGYNDAIEDIRKGKEKHVNNSYAVAVLEDVEKNLISEQEKLTGGLHKLNEDLSEIDGGQNGSENLSKEELASGLNETISELDREFLQVDWLPKPLEDWVNRKVESAHKNVERVTDDPNRFKKAFLGALPSTLIVILPIFAMMLWVLYVFKRRLYMEHLIVALHSQAFICLSILIGNLFYSISSQLEGYAFISSSLNSLMALLVLWVPVYLFWMQKRVYQQGWFMTLFKYSFLGLAYLVLLSVGAALTVFWSLAEL, from the coding sequence ATGAGCACTGCAACCTCTACAAATAATTCGGATTATAATCCAAACCATTGTGCCAATTGTCATGCAGAGCTATTGGGGCCCCATTGCTATGCCTGTGGTCAGCCGGTTAAAGGCATGGTTCGTCATTTCTCCTCAGTAATTGGAGACTTTTTTGATACCCTGCTTGCTTTTGATTCTCGCACATGGAAAACAATACCCTCTCTGTTTTTTAGACCTGGATTTTTAACCGCTGAGTATTTCTCTGGTCGACGGGTCCGTTATGTCAGCCCTGTACGCTTGTTTATCTTTCTATGTATCACCAGCTTCTTTGTAACCCAGATAAATAGTGATTGGGCTATTAATTTTGGAAATGTAGACGTTGAGTCAGTCGATGTTGAAAAAGCGAGCCAAGGTTATAACGACGCCATCGAAGATATTCGAAAAGGCAAAGAAAAGCACGTAAACAATAGTTATGCTGTCGCTGTTTTGGAAGATGTTGAGAAAAATCTGATTAGCGAACAAGAGAAGCTTACCGGTGGTTTGCATAAACTCAATGAAGATTTAAGTGAGATTGATGGAGGCCAGAATGGATCGGAAAACCTTTCTAAAGAGGAACTGGCCTCAGGATTAAATGAGACTATTAGTGAGTTAGATAGAGAGTTTCTTCAAGTTGATTGGCTTCCCAAACCATTAGAAGATTGGGTTAACCGTAAAGTAGAGAGCGCCCATAAAAATGTAGAAAGGGTGACCGATGATCCAAATCGTTTCAAAAAAGCTTTCTTGGGAGCTCTTCCGTCAACTCTTATAGTCATACTGCCAATATTTGCCATGATGCTGTGGGTGCTTTACGTCTTTAAACGCAGACTTTATATGGAGCACCTGATTGTAGCGTTACACAGCCAGGCTTTTATCTGCCTGAGTATTCTGATTGGCAACCTTTTTTATAGTATAAGTAGTCAACTGGAAGGGTACGCATTTATATCCTCATCTCTTAATAGCCTGATGGCACTATTAGTTCTTTGGGTTCCTGTATATCTTTTTTGGATGCAAAAGCGTGTATATCAGCAGGGTTGGTTCATGACATTGTTTAAGTATTCTTTTTTGGGGTTGGCCTATCTAGTTTTATTATCTGTTGGTGCGGCTCTTACTGTATTTTGGAGTTTGGCAGAGTTATAA
- a CDS encoding DUF3667 domain-containing protein produces MSSTTSIASVCNEDNKCANCCTQLLGPHCYACGQPVKGMVRHFSSVIGDFLDTLLAFDSRTWKTIPALLFRPGFLTTEYFSGRRVRYVSPVRLFIFLCITSLFVTRLSGDWTINFMDADASNEGPQLEASGVDLLLQADRPVHTEIPEQKGLLGEIKKAEISLIEAKEEIEEGIKRGIKNEIVKGSDKGRIISQDDSEPVWQSSANDPDNKLIRMDIKGLPKPMQDWMDAKIENANQNIKQVTENPNRFKKAFLKTLPYALLIMLPMFAMMLWVLYIFKRRLYMEHLIVALHSHAFIFLSILIGNILYVLSVNMAGYTPITLALEALITLLIFWVLVYLLWMQKRIYRQGWFVTFCKYSVLGMAYLYLLSIGAVFAIVWSLAGL; encoded by the coding sequence TTGAGTAGTACGACATCAATAGCAAGTGTTTGTAATGAAGATAATAAGTGCGCAAACTGCTGTACACAGTTGTTAGGTCCCCATTGTTATGCTTGTGGTCAGCCCGTTAAAGGTATGGTGCGGCATTTTTCATCTGTAATCGGTGATTTCTTAGATACCTTGTTGGCGTTTGACTCCAGAACATGGAAAACCATACCTGCGCTATTATTCCGACCAGGGTTTTTAACAACAGAGTATTTTTCTGGTCGTCGTGTTCGATATGTAAGCCCTGTACGGCTATTTATTTTTCTCTGTATCACCAGTCTTTTTGTAACTCGTTTGAGTGGAGACTGGACAATCAATTTTATGGATGCTGATGCTTCAAATGAAGGACCTCAGTTAGAAGCGTCGGGTGTCGACCTCCTTTTGCAGGCGGATCGGCCAGTACATACTGAAATTCCTGAACAAAAAGGCCTGCTAGGAGAAATTAAGAAGGCTGAAATAAGTCTTATCGAAGCTAAAGAGGAGATTGAAGAGGGTATTAAAAGAGGTATTAAAAATGAGATTGTTAAAGGCAGTGATAAGGGGCGAATAATTTCTCAAGACGACTCGGAGCCGGTTTGGCAGTCATCAGCCAATGATCCAGATAATAAATTGATAAGAATGGATATCAAAGGCCTACCAAAGCCCATGCAAGACTGGATGGATGCCAAGATTGAAAATGCCAACCAGAATATTAAGCAAGTTACTGAAAATCCAAATCGGTTCAAGAAAGCATTTCTTAAGACGCTTCCTTATGCACTGTTAATCATGTTGCCAATGTTTGCCATGATGTTATGGGTGCTCTATATCTTTAAGCGTCGACTATATATGGAGCACTTAATTGTAGCTTTACATAGTCATGCTTTTATATTTCTAAGTATCCTGATTGGAAATATCTTATACGTGCTAAGTGTTAACATGGCTGGGTATACTCCTATAACATTAGCTTTAGAGGCCCTGATAACCTTATTGATTTTTTGGGTTCTGGTTTATCTCCTTTGGATGCAAAAGCGTATATATAGGCAAGGCTGGTTTGTAACCTTTTGTAAATATTCAGTATTGGGGATGGCTTACTTGTATCTATTATCAATTGGAGCGGTTTTTGCCATCGTTTGGAGCTTGGCTGGATTGTAA